A stretch of DNA from Rattus rattus isolate New Zealand chromosome 1, Rrattus_CSIRO_v1, whole genome shotgun sequence:
TTAGGTGAGCTCCTTAGTCTAGGCAGAGTTTGCAACTGGCCATAGCTACATGTGGGaccctttttttaaaagcagtttttTCGATTAATGGTCTCAAGTGTTGGAGATTTGGAGATCATGATATGGAACATGGCTAATACAGTTAGTGGTCAAGTCATCAAACACTTAAAGCTTTTGGCCCATAGCTTAGGACCCTAGCCGGAGccagaagaaaaggcaaatgtCTAACCTGTTGCTCCTTCTCTGACCTGAATGCTGGACTGAGCACCATggtgctgctgcctgctgctctAGCACAAGGTGGGTGAACACAACTCTGCTGGCCCAGGGTGGCAACGCCCTTCAGGCAAATTAAACAAATGTCCTTGCCCTCAGGGGTCTATTCAAAGTACGGCTTTCGAGTAATTAGCTTCTCAGAAAAGGTCTGGTGGAGCCCAAAGAGTGGTTTTAGCAGAGACCTGGCAATTGTCAAGGTGACAATGAGGTGCATTTTTAATGAGATGGGGGTGAACCCATGGGGAAGTAGGAATAcaggtatttttttatttcacatttttattagtAGACAGATGGGCAGAAAAAGACAAACCACTAAAGGGGAAGCCAACAAAATGCATCAGATAAACTTCTCATAATTTAAACTGAAAAGCCATCTACAATTTTAGCTAAGAAAACTATTAAAGTCAGGGTATCCGCTGGTTTCAGTTGAAGTTGCATCTGAAGCTTTTCAGTTGTAAATGTAAACCTCcttgagggctggggagaggccCAATTCCCCTTCCAATGGACAGGATCAAACATAAGGGAACCAGCAACAGTGGCCAGGAGAAGAGGGTTAAGAAGTGATTACAAAAGGAGTGAGGCTAATAGAATCTGGAATGGTAAGAGCTGGGAGACCAAGAGGAGCAGCAACGGAATCATGATCGTGCAGAGCATTCACTCAGAGCCTTCGCTGGACCCAAAGGAATCCTGTTCTCAGGCCAAGTAGACAGCACCACTGTGCTCAACATTTCTACTTGCACCTAAAAACTACTCccaaaaggaaaaattaacacTCGAGACTTTTCCACAGGACAGCTTCTCGGGAACCTAAGTCTGGACCAGCATGTTAAGTCAGTTTAGACTACAGCATCTGGCTGCCAGAGTCCACATGGCCTTGGAACTgaccacaccacacccccaccaaAGGCTGAGCGTCCACTCCCACTTGCCTCTCTGGCTGCCCGAGTCAACAGGCCCCCAGGCCAGCAGGGCACCTCCCATAGTGCCAAGTACAAGGGGCGAGCCCTGGGCTTAGGTGCTTTAGGATCAGAAGGCTTAGTTTTAGGGTGCCAAGAGAGTACAGACCAAATTGGCTAGGGGTGGCCGCTGGGGAGAGATCAGAAAGTCTTTGTAGATCTGCAGGCTATCTGGGAGCAAAAGCTGGAAGTGTCTCTTTGCCGTGGCCCTGTTCAGCACAGCAGCTGTGGTCCTGAGTCAGGAGACTCGGGTACAGCCTGTGGGGATAATTTCTCTAAATTTCAATGCTCACATGTTCAACAGTAAACATTCTCATTTAGTAACAGACGAAACTTAAGAGGCCAGGAACTGCTGAGAAATCCCATTCATTCAGGAGTgtgaagagagaatgaaaaaacCCTGAGATCAGAAAGGAAGGGGAaccatggaaggaggaaggaggaagcataGTCTACGTATGGAGGGTCAGGCCTTCCCAGTTCCCATCTGCCCTTTGGTTCTTTCTGCCCTTTGGTTCTTTCTGAGCTGTGATCTGAGGATAAGGAAGGACCCTGGCACACAAGAATCTCAACCCCCTACCCTTCTGGAAGTCTGGTTTCACAGTTGCTAAACAAAACCCTCTTTCAAGTCTGGGATCAAGCTGCAGGGAGCCGCATGATTGACACCTGGGAACAAAGCGCCAGGAGCCCGGGGAAGCTCCACAAACCACCTCTGCTTGCACTCCTTGGCCCAAGGACATTGAAAGGAGCAGGACGTCCAGACCATATCCAATGAGGAAGACAACCATTCCCAGGTTGCACACATCCACAATTATCACTATCAAGATGAGCAGCTCAATGAAAACCAAAATCTTAACACATGCACCCAGGATTAATACTGAGTAATTAAAGGTGGCTACTTAAATAAAAACCTGGGATCCACCCTCTCCCAACAGCGGCCACCAGCAGTCCTCATTCTTCCCCATCAGAGCCATCAGCCAACACTGGGATAGTTCTGTTTTCAGAACTAGAAATTCACACACACTaacttccaccaccacccccggcCCCACCTTCTGGTGGAAAAAGTTATCCtacctttaaaataaatagcaaCCAAGTGCTCAGTTCTATGTAAagtatgaatatttatttcaggCTTTAGATCCCAATCCattccaaaaaacaaaatctgaTATCTCCTCAGAGTAGCTGCAGCCTCCGTGTTGGGATGGTCTCACAGAGGCAGCACATTTCATCAGACTTAGCGAGAGTAAGTCCCTGATGCCCACCTCAGCCCAGCCttaggaagggaaagaaacaaaactcacCACCACAGGGCTGAACAAATGCACACGCACTAATGTAAAGGAGTAGCTAAACCTTGGcaaattggctttttttttaaatttgttttgtggggtttttttattttttttaggttttgtttttttttttctttttttttcccattttcttttgctACCCAATATATGCAGCACTTGTGGACTCCCAGTGGGCTCCCAGCTTTAAACACAATGTCTTAAACAGACTAATTTTTCAAGAATCTAGAAACAGACAAAGGTGTTTTGCTGTGAACACTCTGCAGAGATGGGGTGAGGGGGAGTTTGAGGGGTGGtggctgtttttaaaaaagaatcaatacAGTGATGGAGGGAAGAATGCAAGGATTCAGACATTCTGTGGAGGGAACTTCCTCTCCAGTAAGGTCCATAAAAAGGAGCAAACTGAGATCTGCAAGAGGAGTGAGTCAGCAGGGGCTGTTTGCTTCCCACCCCATGAGTAAGTTTTTGCTGAGTGGCCACTGTAGATCCCCACTTGCTTCCCTCCCTTTGGCCTGAGACGTCAGGGCAGTACAGGGAACTGAAGGAACATGTCACGATTCCTCATTTCcagaatcatcatcatcataacagtcggcatcttcttcctccttgtcttcgTTATCAATGTCGTCGTCATACAGGTCGTCATAAAGCAAATCTGAGCTGTTGTCATTGGAAGGCACTTTAGTTTTGATGCAGTATTCTGCCAGGGTTGTGGGGACCTTCACTCCATCCTTTTCTGCTTCAGCTTTCGTGGCTGAGACCTGTTTCCTGGACAGAGGACAACACAGGAACATTTGTAGAGGTCTGTCTATCTAGAGAGGGTCTCAGGCTAACCCACGTGGCTTTGGCTCTATAATCCTCCAGCCCTTCACTGGGAGTGCTGGATTATTAGGGAAAGCCAGCACACTTGGATTAGGTGAGTCTTATAACTGTGCATAACCAAGACTCCCTGTCACTCACGTGTCTCAGGCCACACAGAGCAGACATCTTGCATCACGCCAAGGCTCTCAACCATCAGGCACCTTCGTGTCATGGAGAGTCTTTGCCCTAACACTTCAGCCTTGTTTGCAGCAAGGTCTCCTTCGTTTGCTGCTGCAGAGATCAGGCTAGCTCGAGAGCATTTCAAagctctgtcctctgcctcccatctcctgcTAAGGGTTGGGGATTGTGGACACATGTGCACTACTGGCTCTATATGCGGGTTCCGAACTTACTGGCTCTATATGCGGGTTCCGAACTCCTGCACACGTGAGCCAGAGGCCCAGCATGCTTAGTGCCTTGCATTCATGCAGCTGATTACTAGGCCAGACTTTCCCTCACCCGCTAGGTTCCCCCAGTCACCGAGTCTCCCTGTGCCTGGAGTGGCAGAGGCGCGCCCTGCATCAGAGCCACGCCCTGCACTGGTGCAATGTGCAGGGCTGTGCACACCACCTGGCCTCCCCCATTTGCCTGCCTGGTTCTCTTTTCCATTGTCCTGTGAGGGCTTGGCAGATAACAGCTCTGCAACAAAACCTGCTTGCCTAAGTGTGAATAGCTTCTCGCCTAACGTACAAAAACAGCCATTGAGACTGGGGAGGCATGGCTACTggagaaactgaaaagaacaccaatttTCAGAAGCTTCAATTTGTTGCCAGGCCTTGCACATGGATGTTCTTGTAGCTCCTACAGGTCTTTACAATTTACACTAAATACCTTCGATTCTCACTCACCCCAGTGGCTGACACTAAACATAAGCAGGGCACAGGGATGGACACTGTAATCCcactacttgggaggcagaggctggatttctgtgttcaaggccagactggtttaAATTGCCttgcacgcatgcatgtacacacacacacacacacacacacacacacacacacacacacagatacacacataaccAAAACAAGCCCAGAAGTTCTACACTCCTGCCCAGTGAgttctctttattattattattattattattattattattattattattatttactgtgttttgtttctggtttgggTTCTCTTTCAATAGCTAAATTCATCAGGTTACTACTCCATAAATACAACTGAGAATTGTTCTAAAGTACACAGAATATTGAAGTTTGAACTTAACCCCTTAGATCCAGAATGCACACGATTGATCTGCCTTACCTAATGATCTCAGCGTACTCCTTGTCCTTTCCTTTGCTGTCCCTCCATTTCCTGAacatgactgaagcatccacattggcTGGAGAAAAGGTGTTGGGCTCATTAAGCAGGGAGATTACACTCAGCAGGATAGTCCtgagaaggagagaacccacaGTGAATCCCCACGTCCATCGTGTCCACAAGCACAGTTTTTAAGAAACTTCAGTTTTAAAGTTTTTCcccttaaaatatttctgatgcAAATTTGAGGTCATAATATTTGATGACTTATGAAAAGTGGATTATGCAATTTTGTTttcaggggccagtgagatggcccagcaggtaaaggaacttgccaccaagcctgctgctCTGCGTGGATCATTGAGTGAAAAGGACAGAGGACAAGAACGCCCCACAGTTGCTTTATGCTTCCACGCCACAACACccaaatataaatacacacacagtaaatgtaatttttttaaaaaaatttttttttccttagggcCAGAAGCCACTTCAACCACCAGAACTCCAGGCAGGCCACCCACACAGGACTACTCTGTGTCCCCAGCACCTCCCTGCTGGATCAGAGGCTCAAGAACTCAGCCCTGAACTCTGGTGGAGAACCCCCCCAGTTCAACACAGGCCAcaaataacagaaaccaagaaacaaaatacccatccaacaaagacaaactcagaaatcaaatGCTGTGCTCTAACTGGacgtctgcatgtagaagaatgcacatagGTCCATAGCTACCATCCTGCACAGACAAaataaatggatcaaagacctcagcataaagCCAGACGCACTGACCCTGACaggggggagagtggggagagcCGTAGGAGACAACTTCCTCAACACAGCACCAATAGCATGGGCGCTGAGAtcgacaattaataaatggaacctcatgaatctgaaaatcttctgtaagaaaAGGGACACTTTCAATAGGACAAGACGGCAGCCTACAAGAATAGAAAAGATttttcactaactccacatccaacagcgggccaatatccaaaattatataaagaactcaagaaactggaCATCAACAAACCATATAATCCAACTCCGGGACACAGATGTAAGCAGGATTCTCAATAGAAGAATCCCAAATGGCTGAGACGCACCTAAAGATGTTCCAGCATCTCAGCCATCGgagagatgcaaatcaaaatgaccctgagagtccacctcacacctgtcagaatggccgAGATCAAAACCACAAGGGAAGGCTCAGGCTGGTGAAGATGAGGAGCAAGGGGAgtgctcctccattgctgggggAGTGCAAACGTGtatgacagttcctcagaaaccGGGactagatctacctcaagacccagctctaccactcttgggGCTCCATCCTTccaaaaggacacatgctcaactatgttcacagctttagtcataatagccagaagtgggaaacaacccagatgtccctgaattgaggaataaataaagaaaatgtgatacctttatataatggagtattactcagctgttaagaaaatgaTATCATGGAATtcgcaggcaaatgaatggaactagaaaagataatCCCAGAAAGACAACATGGAACATACTCGTCAAGAAGTGGatatgatggggttggggatttggctcagtggtagagcacttgcttagcaagcaagggccctgggttcgggtccccactcaaaaaaaaaaaaaaaaaaagaaaaaaaaaaaaaaaaagaagaagtggatATGAGCTGTCAAGGGCAAATATGCTAACGTCCACAGACCCAAGAAGCTGGCTAAGTAACAAGTAGGGCTCTCCGTAGGAAGGGAAATAAGAAGGGAATAGATtctgctgaggaggagggaaatagAGGGATCAGGGCAAGGTGGGGGACACAGAGAACACAGGAGAGACTGCAGGAACTGGAGAGCATTTATGGGgtgatgtggaaacctagtgTAGTACAAGGTCCCCGGAACCCACAAGGATGACTTTAGggaggactcctagtaatggaggatacGGAGCCTGAACAGACCGTCTTCTGTAACCAAGGCTGTAACCAGTGGTGGGCctaggacaccaacccagccacaagaCCTTCCACCTACAATCTGTTCTTCCTGCAGCCGTGCCggggtaaaggtggcacagaactggtgggagtggccaaccaatgacggGTCTTCTTTGAGGCCCACCCCACAAGAGGAAGCCTAACTGGACAGCCCAGAGACCTAtggtaggaaaaacaaaacaaaaacaaatggttCGGGTtagattagctcagtggtagagcgcttgcctagggaagcgtgcaaggccctgggttcaatccccagctccgaaaaaaaaaaaaaaaaaaaaaaaaaaaaaaaacaaatggttcCTAATGATGCCTCGCCTACCTGTCATCAAGGAGGCTTCTTGGCAGGAGAGGGGACTGATACAGAGGCTCACGGCCAGACACTAAGGGGagtgccagcccaggctggaGGTCTCCATCAGGCTCCTCCCTCACGAACCCCACAGAAGTGGGCGAGAAGGAACTatgggagccagaggggtcaaggacaccagggGAACACGGCCCACAGAATCATACatagaggctcagagagggaagTGACAATTACAGAGTCTGCGTGGGTATGTGCCAGGTTCTctgtatgttatggttgtgtagctcgGTGTTCTTGTGGGTCTcatctctgactctcttgcctgctcCTGGGACCGTGATCCTCCCACTGGGCTGCAAGGAGGGTTTGTGCCTGGTCTCACTGTGGCTTGTTAGCTACGTTCAGCTGATGTACTTGGGAGGTCTGGTCTTACTCTgaggagagacggagagaggtgtgtgtgtgtgtgtgtgtgtgtgtgtgtgtgtgagagagagagagagagagagagagagagagagacagaaacagagagagagacagagagacagagacaggtagagagaataaattacaaaaagaaattctcaaatatgttttggggatagagagaggacttagtggctaagagcaagTACTGTTGTTCTAGACCCAAATCTGCTATGTAGCACCCAACACCCACATCCCACATCAGGCACTCACGCAGCCGCTTAACTCCAGCTCCTAAGGATCTGAAACCTCTGGTCTTTTtggtcacatgcacatacccacagacagatacacaaatgcataattaaaatcaaatagattttttaaaaaacctgtttTCCAGCAATCAGCTGGCTAAGCCACCAAGCAGGCGGGGAGGAGGCGATGTGGGCAATCTCAGCACACCCGACGTGCAGGAGCCAGAGCGAGAGCCTGGCTCTCACAGAAACCAAGGGAGtcacaagggagagagggaatgccATGtctgatttgaggccagcctggtctacacagcaagttcttaGCCAGTCAAGGccatatagtgagaccttgtttcaaataaatatttaaatacataagaaaggaaagtgaactaaacaaacagaaaaacagcctGGCCTTTGTGTTTCTCCCCAGGccatacccacccaccctcaaGAGCATTGAGAAAGCAAAGAGCTGGTTCTTAAAAACCTGAGCGTGAACCCAGGGATTGGTGGATGGGATTTACAGGTTTAGTATAATCTGTCAGAGGTAAACTCCGCACAGTGCTGCTATCACTGACATCAGCTCTATATTCTACCCTGACTCTGCTAACTAGAAGGATCTTTGAAAAGGCAGACAGTAATACCAAAAGATAACCCAGTTAAAACTGTCCTTATTGTATATTTCAACATGGAAAAGATATTTAGAGAGGACATCAGGGAAAGAATCCAGTTCTAACTGGGAGAACAGAGCAACACATGGTAANNNNNNNNNNNNNNNNNNNNNNNNNNNNNNNNNNNNNNNNNNNNNNNNNNNNNNNNNNNNNNNNNNNNNNNNNNNNNNNNNNNNNNNNNNNNNNNNNNNNTCAGTGCTTTACGTTTCAGTTGCATTGGCAACCTAGCTAACCTccttcttctttgcttcttcttccCCAACCTAACCTAACCTAGCTGCTTTAACTAACCCTTTAACTTCTTTGCTTTAACACAACACCAGCCACTGCTTCAACTTTAACACAACCTAGCTTCAACACAACACAACCTGTAACTTCTTCTTTAACCCTAACCCTTTAGCACAACACAACTGGCTTCTTCACAACACAACTTCAACCTAACCTGGCTTTAACCTAACTTCTTCTTACAACTGCTTAGCCCAGCCTAGCCTAACCCCTGCTTTACAACTTCTTTAACCTAACCCCAGCACAACACAACTGACACAACTAACTAACCCCTAACACAACCCCTAACTGTAACCTaaccccagcacagcacagcacaagcACAGCCCCTGACCTAGCCTGGCCACAGCACAGCCTGGCCTAGCCTGGCCTGGCCTAGCCTGCCCCTGACACAgcctagccccagccccagccccagccccagccccagccccagccccagctgacTGACCTGACCTGACTGCCCCTGACCTAGCCACAACCCTGTGCCCTGACCCTGGCCACAACACaactaacccctaaccctaaccctaaccctaacctgcctaacctaacctaacctttAACCCTAACCTAGCTAACCTAACCTAAcccctaacctaacctaacctaagcCTAACCTACAACACAACCTAACCTAACCTAGCCTAGCACAACCTAACCCTAACTTCTTCTAGCCTAACCTAACTAACTTCTTTAACCTAACCCCACAACCCCAACCTAGCCTAACCCCTAACTGCTTCAACCTAACCCacaacccctaaccctaaccctatagCCTAACACAACACAACCTAGCCTTTAACCCCACAACCTAACCACAGCCCTAGCCCTagctagcctagcctagcctagccactagctattttattttaatacaacCCTATTTAATACCTAGCCCTGACCTAGCCCCACAACCCTAGCTGTACAACCCTAGCCTAGCTATTTTGGCTATTACAGCctattacaattttattttagctattacattcaatacaatacaatacaatacattTTAACCTATTTTAGCCTAACCTATTAGCCTAACCCACAACCTAGCCTAACCTGACCTAGCTGACCTATTTTCAACCTAACACAACACAACCTGACTGACCTGACCCTAGCCTGACCTATTCAGCCCAACtttaacctaacctaacctaaccctctaacctaacctaacctaaaacctaacctaacctaacctaacctaacctaacctaacctaacacAACCAACACAACAACTAACCTAACTAACACTAACCTAACCCCTAACACAACTTATTCTAACCTAACTATAACACAACTTTAACACCTaacacacttttatttatttcaacaacccataacctaacctaacctaacctaacacAACCTAACacaacctaacctaacctaacacacacacaacacaaccccTAGCTTCAACACAACCCACAACACAACACCAACACAACCCACAACCCCACAACCACAAACACAACACAAGCCTAACCTGCCAACTGGCctaacacaacacaacacaacctAACCCACAACATACCCCACAACACAACCCTGACACAACAACCCACCTACCACCACAACCTGACACaacaccccaaccccaccaaacCAACACAACACAACCACACAACCAACCTGACACAACCTGACACCAACACCTGCACACAACACAACCTAACCCACCTAGCCTGCTtcatacaacacacaacacaacctGACACAATACTATTTCAAACTTTCAAACCTATTCTTCAACCTAACTAACCCCTCCTAACACCTAACACAACCAAACAATAACCCATGCTCCTAACCTTCAACCCCAACCTAACCTAACCCAACCCTAACCTCAcctacccctaaccctaacctaaccccaacccctaaccctactaaccctaacctaaccctaaccccttcttgtaaccctaacccctaacctaACCTCTAACCTATTTTATTTTGACCTGACCCCTGACCTGACCTGTTACAGgctattttcttcttccctgacctgacctgacccctgaccctgaccctaacccCCATTTTAACACAGCCTGACTGACTAATAGTCACATTTGTTACAACCCACAAGCACTGACTGACTCTTCCCCAACCACAACCTAACCTAACTGAGAGAGAAGCACAACTTTAACCTAGCCTAGCACTATTTCTTCTTCCTAACCCCACAACCCACAACCCTAGCCTAACCCTCTGCCCACAACACAACCTAGCCTAACCCTGGCAGCCCTATTTTAACCTAAGCCCATAACTAACCCTAACTGACTAACCCTAACCTAACCTAGCCCACAACACAACCTAACTAGCCCCAACCTGACCCCTAACCTAGCCTAGCCCCTAGCCCCTCTTCTTGCTTTAACCTAACCCTAACTTCAACCTAACCTAACTAACACAACACAACTATTCTTTAACCTCACCTTTAACACAACACTTCTTTAACACAACACAACTAGCCCTAACTTTGCTTCTAGCTTTAgcttcttctttaacttcttcttcttacaacacaacacaacacacaactAACCCTAACCCCTGCTTCTTTAACACAACTACTTCTTTAACACAACACCAACACAACAcaacttcctttcttcttacaacacaacacaacacaacacaa
This window harbors:
- the LOC116891772 gene encoding ubiquitin-conjugating enzyme E2 R2 yields the protein MWHPNIYENGDVCISILHPPVDDPQSGELPSERWNPTQNVRTILLSVISLLNEPNTFSPANVDASVMFRKWRDSKGKDKEYAEIIRKQVSATKAEAEKDGVKVPTTLAEYCIKTKVPSNDNSSDLLYDDLYDDDIDNEDKEEEDADCYDDDDSGNEES